In a genomic window of Panthera tigris isolate Pti1 chromosome D4, P.tigris_Pti1_mat1.1, whole genome shotgun sequence:
- the LOC102961971 gene encoding 60S ribosomal protein L21-like gives MTNTKGKRRGTCCMFPRPFRKHGAVPLATYMRIYKKGDIVDIKGMSTAQKGMPHKCYYGKSGRVYIVSQYVVGIVVNKQVRGKILTKAMNVCIEHIKHSKSQNSFLKYVKENDQKKKEAKEKGTWVQLKHQPAPPREAYFVRTSGKEPELLELIAYEFMVYV, from the coding sequence ATGAccaacacaaagggaaagagaagaggtaCCTGCTGTATGTTCCCTAGGCCTTTTAGAAAACATGGAGCTGTTCCTTTGGCCACATACATGCGAATCTACAAGAAAGGTGATATTGTGGACATCAAGGGAATGAGCACTGCTCAAAAAGGAATGCCTCACAAATGTTACTATGGCAAATCTGGAAGAGTCTACATTGTTTCCCAGTATGTTGTTGGCATTGTTGTAAACAAACAAGTTAGGGGCAAGATTCTTACCAAGGCAATGAATGTATGTATTGAGCATATTAAGCACTCAAAGAGCCAAAACAGCTTCCTGAAGTatgtgaaggaaaatgatcagaaaaagaaggaagccaaagagaaaggTACTTGGGTTCAACTGAAACACCAGCCTGCTCCACCCAGAGAAGCCTACTTTGTGAGAACCAGTGGAAAGGAGCCTGAGCTGCTGGAACTCATTGCCTATGAATTTATGGTATatgtgtaa